Proteins from one Tachyglossus aculeatus isolate mTacAcu1 chromosome 23, mTacAcu1.pri, whole genome shotgun sequence genomic window:
- the LOC119944578 gene encoding keratin-associated protein 10-6-like, translating into MHACMGRVGSGLGSRGVSALHWWRLGIGAARRSIGGAWGALPAPGGRERGRACARPPAAARAPCSRPPPPPPLPGPQRGAVQRGAAQRTAQGRSGPRTPPPPRGSGDLRSLTPCSFAACSPAPLPCAPLLPAPVFSASLLCAPVLSALFALCSRAPCSRLSSPCSFALCSFAPCSCVLCPVPSALFALCSFAPCSCVLCFFALCPGALCSICSVLLCFLVCALGSVLQAQFSLLLCSVIVYSCVLCFFALCPCALCSICSVLLCSVLQAQFSLLLCLVFLCCVLLCSVFLYSLLRAPAAVLPARLLCAPLLRAPVFSASLLCAPVLSALFALCFFAPCICAPYSVLQAQFSLLLCSLLLCSLLLCSVPLYSLLYLPCAPLPRVSVLPVLCSLPRAPGSVLPAPLLCAPLLFAPVFSTSLLCAPVLFALCSLLYTLCSRLSAPSPLAPCSLLFTLSSWLTALCSFALCSWVPAPVLGPQGVNPGACLRVVPLP; encoded by the exons atgcatgcatgcat ggggcgggtcGGGTCCGGGCTGGGGTCGCGGGGCGTCTCGGCGCTCCATTGGTGGCGCCTGGGGATCGGGGCGGCTCGGCGCTCCATTGGCGGCGCCTGGGGCGCGCTCCCGgcgccaggagggagggagagaggccgcgcgtgcgcgcgcccccCCGCGGCCGCGCGCGCTCCGTGCtcgcgcccgccgccgccgccgccgctcccggGCCCGCAGCGCGGCGCGGTGCAGCGCGGCGCAGCACAGCGCACCGCACAGGGCCGCAGCGGACCGCGCACACCGCCGCCTCCCAGGGGCTCCGGGGACctccgctccctgaccccctgcTCCTTTGCTGCGTGCTCCCCTGCTCCTTTGCCCTGTGCTCCTTTGCTCCCTGCTCCTGTGTTCTCTGCTTCTTTGCTCTGTGCCCCTGTGC TCTCTGCTCTATTTGCTCTGTGCTCCCGTGCTCCGTGTTCCAGGCTCAGTTCTCCCTGCTCCTTTGCCCTGTGCTCCTTTGCTCCCTGCTCCTGTGTTCTTTGCCCTGTGCCCTCTGCTCTATTTGCTCTGTGCTCCTTTGCTCCCTGCTCCTGTGTTCTCTGCTTCTTTGCTCTGTGCCCCGGTGCTCTCTGCTCTATTTGCTCCGTGCTTCTTTGCTTCCTGGTCTGTGCTCTTGGCTCCGTGCTCCAGGCTCAGTTCTCCCTGCTCCTTTGCTCAGTGATCGTTTACTCCTGTGTTCTCTGCTTCTTTGCTCTGTGCCCCTGTGCTCTCTGCTCTATTTGTTCTGTGCTCCTTTGCTCCGTGCTCCAGGCACAGTTCTCCCTGCTCCTTTGCCTTGTGTTCCTTTGCTGCGTGCTTCTTTGCTCCGTGTTTCTGTACTCTCTGCTCCGTGCTCCAGCCGCAGTTCTCCCTGCTCGGTTGCTCTGTGCTCCTTTGCTCCGTGCTCCTGTGTTCTCTGCTTCTTTGCTCTGTGCCCCGGTGCTCTCTGCTCTATTTGCTCTGTGCTTCTTTGCTCCGTGTATCTGTGCTCCCTATTCCGTGCTCCAGGCTCAGTTCTCCCTGCT CCTTTGCTCCCTGCTCCTGTGTTCTCTGCTTCTTTGCTCTGTGCCCCTGTACTCTCTGCTCTATTTGCCCTGTGCTCCTTTGCCCCGAGTTTCTGTGCTCCCTGTTCTGTGCTCTCTGCCCCGTGCTCCAGGCTCAGTTCTCCCTGCTCCTTTGCTCTGTGCTCCTTTGCTCTTTGCTCCTGTGTTCTCTACTTCTTTGCTCTGTGCCCCTGTGCTCTTTGCTCTGTGCTCCCTGCTCTATACTCTCTGCTCCAGGCTCAGTGCTCCCAGCCCCTTAGCCCCGTGCTCCCTGCTCTTTACTCTCAGCTCCTGGCTTACTGCTCTGTGCTCCTTTGCTCTGTGCTCCTGGGTACCTGCTCCAGTGCTCGGTCCCCAGGGTGTGAACCCTGGGGCGTGTCTCCGGGTGGTACCCTTGCCTTGA